The Listeria welshimeri serovar 6b str. SLCC5334 genome has a window encoding:
- the sdaAA gene encoding L-serine ammonia-lyase, iron-sulfur-dependent, subunit alpha, whose translation MFRTVAELVDIAERDNLTIAEIMIKREMSISGLPREEITAAMERNLDIMEEAIREGEAGVTSTTGLTGGDAVLMQDYIKKGNFLSGEVLLDSVAKAIATNEVNASMGVICATPTAGSAGVVPGVLFSLKDRLEMTREDMVNFLFTAGAFGYVVANNAFISGAAGGCQAEIGSASAMASAAIVAAAGGTPEQSAHAMAMTMKNMLGLVCDPVAGLVEVPCVKRNALGSSQAIISADMALAGIKSRIPCDEVIEAMHRVGLQMPSSLRETAEGGLAATPTGRAIQRKIFGLSPEDTSE comes from the coding sequence ATGTTTAGAACTGTAGCAGAATTAGTAGATATCGCTGAACGCGACAACCTAACTATTGCTGAAATTATGATTAAACGTGAAATGAGTATTTCTGGTTTGCCGCGGGAGGAAATAACTGCTGCGATGGAACGGAATTTAGATATTATGGAAGAAGCTATTCGCGAGGGTGAGGCGGGAGTTACTTCTACTACTGGCTTAACAGGTGGAGATGCAGTCTTAATGCAAGACTATATCAAAAAAGGAAACTTCTTGTCTGGTGAAGTGTTACTCGATTCTGTAGCAAAAGCAATTGCAACGAATGAAGTGAATGCTTCCATGGGTGTGATTTGCGCTACCCCAACTGCAGGAAGCGCAGGTGTTGTGCCAGGTGTTCTTTTTTCTTTAAAAGATCGTCTTGAAATGACGCGAGAAGATATGGTGAATTTTTTATTTACAGCTGGCGCATTTGGCTATGTAGTTGCGAATAATGCTTTTATAAGCGGAGCGGCTGGTGGTTGTCAGGCGGAAATTGGATCTGCAAGCGCAATGGCTTCAGCGGCGATAGTAGCAGCTGCTGGAGGAACACCTGAACAATCAGCGCATGCGATGGCGATGACAATGAAAAATATGCTTGGTCTTGTTTGTGATCCTGTAGCAGGGCTTGTAGAAGTTCCATGTGTAAAACGAAACGCGCTAGGTTCCTCACAAGCAATCATTTCAGCAGACATGGCTCTTGCGGGTATTAAAAGTCGTATCCCATGTGATGAAGTGATTGAAGCAATGCACCGCGTAGGCTTACAAATGCCAAGTTCATTAAGAGAAACGGCAGAAGGAGGATTGGCGGCTACACCGACTGGACGTGCCATTCAGCGGAAGATTTTTGGCCTGTCGCCAGAAGATACTAGTGAGTGA
- the sdaAB gene encoding L-serine ammonia-lyase, iron-sulfur-dependent subunit beta: MKFNSVFDIIGPVMIGPSSSHTAGASRIGAIARAVFNEQPSQVDIHLYGSFAKTYKGHGTDVALIGGLLGFEPDDPRMKESPKLAEEWGMRIQFIEEVEEPPHPNTVKLVLKHGMQQMTLIGASIGGGKVEIIRLNEFELEFTGTAPAILILHQDKFGAIAAVSSVIADHKINIGQMKVSRKVKGDEALMVIEVDQQVEQDLITKIAELPGIYQVASVMI; this comes from the coding sequence GTGAAATTTAATAGCGTGTTTGATATTATTGGTCCGGTGATGATTGGTCCATCAAGTTCTCATACTGCTGGTGCTAGTCGTATTGGTGCCATTGCACGAGCTGTTTTTAATGAACAACCATCCCAAGTAGATATTCATTTATATGGTTCTTTTGCTAAAACATACAAAGGTCATGGAACAGATGTAGCGCTTATCGGCGGACTACTCGGTTTTGAGCCAGATGACCCGCGTATGAAAGAATCACCGAAGCTTGCCGAAGAATGGGGAATGCGTATTCAGTTTATTGAGGAAGTGGAAGAACCACCTCATCCAAACACGGTTAAGTTAGTCTTAAAACACGGTATGCAACAAATGACATTAATTGGTGCATCCATTGGTGGCGGAAAAGTAGAAATTATTCGCTTGAACGAATTTGAACTAGAATTCACTGGAACTGCGCCAGCTATCCTTATTTTACATCAAGATAAATTTGGTGCCATTGCAGCAGTATCATCCGTTATTGCTGACCATAAAATTAATATCGGCCAAATGAAAGTATCACGTAAAGTAAAAGGTGATGAAGCATTAATGGTAATTGAAGTTGATCAACAAGTGGAACAAGATCTAATTACCAAAATTGCTGAATTACCAGGGATTTATCAAGTAGCAAGTGTCATGATTTAA
- a CDS encoding DAK2 domain-containing protein yields MSIYQLDSEKFASMIALGAKNLAKNADFVDSLNVFPVPDGDTGTNMNLSMTSGAEEVAKNDKETIGAVGANLAKGLLMGARGNSGVILSQLFRGFSKSIENKETLNAEEFANAFVKGVETAYKAVMKPVEGTILTVAREAAKAGIAAAAEHQEIELVMEAILKQGKVALEKTPDLLPVLKEVGVVDSGGQGLIIIYEGFYGVLTGKMAEAPDYMASMGELINAEHHRHVQDFMSTDDIHFGYCTEIIVKINENKPGLKPFDEEQFRQDLSEMGDSLLVAADDEVVKVHVHVEHPGEVFNYGQQYGSLLKMKVENMREQHNEIVGNEKTPTKEKASYGIVTVSAGNGLEKLFESMGVSVVLSGGQTMNPSTEDIVKAIESANAEQVFVLPNNKNIQMAAEQAAQLLGEDKVQIIPTKTIPQGLTAVLAFQPEQDFTSNAEAMREAINDVASGQVTTAVRDTTVEGVEIKKDSFIGMVEGKIKVSHDTLEAAAYETLEKLLDEDSEIVTIIFGEDADANKAEALADRLTEAYPDVEVEIHEGSQPVYPYIFAVE; encoded by the coding sequence GTGAGTATTTATCAGTTAGACTCAGAGAAATTTGCATCAATGATAGCGCTTGGAGCCAAAAATTTAGCAAAAAATGCTGATTTTGTTGATTCATTAAACGTTTTCCCGGTTCCAGATGGCGACACGGGAACAAATATGAATTTATCGATGACAAGTGGTGCAGAAGAAGTTGCAAAGAATGATAAAGAAACAATTGGTGCTGTTGGTGCAAACCTTGCAAAAGGATTACTGATGGGCGCTCGTGGAAACTCTGGCGTTATTTTATCCCAACTTTTCCGAGGCTTTTCTAAATCAATTGAAAATAAAGAAACATTAAATGCAGAAGAATTTGCAAATGCCTTTGTAAAAGGTGTCGAAACGGCGTATAAAGCTGTTATGAAGCCAGTGGAAGGAACTATTTTAACCGTAGCTCGTGAAGCCGCTAAAGCTGGAATTGCAGCAGCTGCTGAACATCAAGAAATCGAGTTAGTTATGGAAGCGATTTTAAAACAAGGGAAAGTAGCATTAGAAAAAACGCCAGATTTACTTCCTGTTTTAAAAGAAGTTGGTGTTGTTGATAGTGGTGGTCAAGGTCTGATTATTATTTATGAAGGATTTTATGGCGTACTAACTGGCAAGATGGCGGAAGCTCCTGACTATATGGCGTCTATGGGTGAATTAATTAATGCAGAACATCATCGTCATGTACAAGATTTTATGTCCACAGATGATATTCATTTTGGTTATTGCACCGAAATCATTGTTAAAATCAATGAAAATAAACCGGGTCTAAAGCCTTTTGATGAAGAACAATTCCGTCAAGATTTAAGTGAAATGGGCGATTCTCTACTTGTAGCGGCTGATGATGAAGTGGTAAAAGTCCATGTTCATGTAGAGCATCCTGGTGAAGTATTCAATTACGGTCAACAATATGGTAGTCTACTTAAAATGAAAGTAGAAAATATGCGCGAACAGCATAATGAAATCGTTGGTAATGAAAAAACACCAACAAAAGAAAAAGCTTCTTATGGTATTGTCACTGTGTCTGCTGGTAACGGATTAGAAAAATTATTTGAAAGTATGGGCGTATCGGTTGTACTTTCTGGTGGTCAGACGATGAATCCTAGCACAGAAGATATCGTAAAAGCAATTGAATCAGCAAATGCAGAACAAGTTTTTGTTCTTCCAAATAATAAAAATATCCAAATGGCCGCAGAACAAGCAGCACAACTTTTAGGAGAAGATAAAGTACAAATTATCCCTACTAAAACAATTCCACAAGGACTTACTGCTGTGCTCGCTTTCCAACCAGAGCAAGATTTCACTTCAAATGCAGAAGCAATGCGAGAAGCTATTAACGATGTAGCAAGTGGTCAAGTAACAACTGCTGTACGCGATACAACGGTCGAAGGTGTAGAAATTAAAAAAGACAGCTTTATCGGTATGGTAGAAGGAAAAATCAAAGTTAGTCATGATACGTTAGAAGCAGCAGCGTATGAAACATTAGAAAAATTACTTGATGAGGATAGCGAAATCGTTACAATCATTTTTGGCGAAGATGCAGATGCTAATAAAGCAGAGGCTTTAGCAGATAGACTAACCGAAGCTTATCCAGATGTAGAAGTAGAAATACACGAAGGTAGCCAACCAGTTTACCCGTATATTTTTGCTGTTGAATAA
- a CDS encoding Asp23/Gls24 family envelope stress response protein, whose amino-acid sequence MAIEIDTKLGKIDITSDVIATIAGGAAEENFGIVGMASRHQIRDGLTDILRRENYTKGVIVRQEEEGIHIDMYIIVSFGTKISEVAHNVQERVKYTLEKTLGITVESVNIYVQGVRVIKES is encoded by the coding sequence ATGGCAATCGAAATCGACACAAAGCTAGGCAAAATTGATATTACTAGTGATGTTATCGCCACAATCGCTGGCGGTGCTGCCGAAGAAAACTTTGGAATTGTAGGTATGGCAAGCAGACATCAAATACGAGATGGTTTAACAGATATTCTTAGAAGAGAAAATTATACAAAAGGTGTTATTGTAAGACAAGAAGAAGAAGGCATACATATCGATATGTACATTATTGTTAGTTTTGGGACGAAAATCTCAGAAGTTGCTCATAATGTACAAGAACGCGTAAAATATACACTCGAAAAAACACTCGGTATTACAGTAGAATCTGTAAATATTTATGTTCAAGGTGTCCGAGTAATCAAGGAATCTTAA
- the rpmB gene encoding 50S ribosomal protein L28, translating to MAKECVITGRKSRSGNKRSHAMNSSKRTWKANLQKVRILVNGKPKKVWVSARALKSGKVERV from the coding sequence ATGGCTAAAGAATGTGTTATTACAGGCCGCAAATCACGTTCCGGTAACAAACGTTCCCACGCAATGAACTCCAGCAAACGTACTTGGAAAGCTAACTTGCAAAAAGTACGGATTCTGGTTAACGGCAAACCTAAAAAAGTTTGGGTATCTGCTCGTGCGCTTAAATCTGGTAAAGTGGAACGCGTTTAA
- a CDS encoding thiamine diphosphokinase, which produces MKVINIMVGGPASEIPDLTPYTNADICWVGVDRGAKRLLDRGIIPTVAMGDFDSLTKEELAHLKTKVADVLEYPAEKDETDTEIGLSWAMNQHPDKIRIFGATGGRLDHLLANLMMLTKPRFLSAVPVVEMIDRYNYIKMYTPGSYTIEKLPDKKYVAFTTMQDVTGLTLKGFAYPLENATYPVGSALSSNEFVNQIGKFSFTSGMILLTQSND; this is translated from the coding sequence ATGAAAGTAATTAATATTATGGTTGGTGGGCCCGCGTCAGAAATTCCTGATTTAACACCATATACGAATGCAGATATTTGTTGGGTTGGCGTGGACCGTGGAGCTAAACGTTTATTAGATAGAGGAATTATACCAACTGTTGCAATGGGGGATTTCGATTCTTTAACGAAAGAGGAACTAGCCCATTTAAAAACAAAAGTAGCAGATGTGCTAGAATACCCTGCTGAAAAAGATGAAACTGATACCGAAATTGGGCTAAGTTGGGCAATGAATCAGCATCCAGACAAAATACGCATTTTTGGAGCAACAGGAGGCCGGCTAGACCATTTACTTGCGAATCTGATGATGTTGACCAAGCCACGTTTTTTAAGCGCGGTGCCGGTCGTAGAAATGATTGACCGCTATAATTACATCAAAATGTACACGCCTGGAAGCTATACAATTGAAAAACTGCCAGACAAGAAATATGTCGCATTCACCACAATGCAAGATGTCACAGGACTTACATTAAAAGGATTTGCTTATCCACTGGAAAATGCGACTTATCCAGTAGGATCCGCGCTTTCCAGTAATGAGTTTGTCAATCAAATTGGCAAATTTTCCTTTACTAGTGGAATGATTTTATTAACTCAAAGTAATGATTAA
- the rpe gene encoding ribulose-phosphate 3-epimerase — translation MGKIAPSILSADFANLARDIKEVENCGADYIHIDVMDGHFVPNITFGPAVVKAIRPETKLPLDVHLMIENPDTYIPEFAKAGADYITVHVEACTHLHRTLQLIRSYGVKAGAVLNPATPIDVLQHVLNELDMVLFMTVNPGFGGQKFIPEVLEKISAFKKIVDEKGLDIEIEVDGGVDHETAKLCRDAGANVFVAGSYIYGNKNRQTPIDKLRAIVGE, via the coding sequence ATGGGAAAAATAGCTCCTTCGATTTTAAGTGCAGACTTTGCAAATCTTGCAAGAGATATTAAAGAAGTAGAAAATTGCGGCGCAGATTATATCCATATTGATGTAATGGATGGGCATTTCGTTCCGAATATTACATTTGGTCCAGCAGTCGTAAAAGCAATTCGTCCGGAAACTAAACTACCACTTGATGTTCATTTAATGATTGAAAACCCGGATACATATATTCCGGAATTTGCAAAAGCTGGCGCAGATTATATTACGGTTCATGTCGAAGCATGTACACACCTTCATCGTACGCTACAACTTATCCGCTCTTATGGTGTAAAAGCTGGCGCAGTCCTAAATCCAGCAACACCAATTGATGTTTTACAACATGTGTTAAATGAACTCGATATGGTTTTATTCATGACTGTAAATCCTGGATTTGGTGGCCAAAAATTCATCCCAGAAGTGCTAGAAAAAATTAGCGCCTTCAAAAAGATAGTGGACGAAAAAGGCTTAGATATCGAAATAGAAGTAGATGGTGGCGTAGATCATGAAACAGCTAAATTATGCCGTGATGCTGGCGCAAATGTTTTTGTAGCCGGAAGTTACATCTATGGAAATAAAAACCGTCAAACACCAATTGACAAATTACGTGCTATTGTAGGCGAATAA
- the rsgA gene encoding ribosome small subunit-dependent GTPase A: MLEGQIIKALSGFYYVFSEGKVYQCRARGNFRKRNISPLVGDDVEFQVENKTDGYILDVMSRENSLVRPPVANIDIAILVFSAVEPDFSTNLADRFLVAIEKEDIQPVICISKMDLATEAEKEQIMVYKEVYETIGYDVFVTNDEPDKEAIKDYISGKTAVIAGQSGVGKSTLLNNLNSDLTLKTAEISNSLGRGKHTTRHVELMPIGDGFVADTPGFSSIEWDDLQPETLQFCFPEMEDRRSGCKFRGCMHDNEPNCAVKTAVEANEIADFRYKHYIQILQELKNRKPRY, encoded by the coding sequence GTGCTGGAAGGACAAATTATCAAAGCGTTGAGCGGATTTTACTATGTATTCTCTGAAGGAAAAGTATACCAATGCAGAGCACGTGGAAATTTTAGAAAACGAAATATTTCGCCGCTAGTTGGGGACGATGTGGAATTTCAAGTAGAAAATAAAACAGATGGCTATATTTTAGATGTTATGTCGCGGGAGAATTCACTTGTACGACCTCCCGTTGCTAATATCGATATCGCGATTTTAGTATTTTCTGCCGTAGAACCAGATTTTTCTACGAATCTAGCAGACCGTTTTTTAGTTGCTATTGAGAAAGAAGACATTCAGCCAGTCATCTGTATAAGCAAAATGGACCTGGCAACGGAAGCTGAAAAAGAACAAATCATGGTTTATAAAGAAGTTTATGAAACAATTGGCTATGATGTTTTTGTCACTAATGATGAGCCAGATAAAGAAGCGATTAAAGATTATATAAGCGGTAAAACAGCCGTTATCGCAGGGCAATCTGGTGTGGGTAAATCAACCTTATTAAATAATTTAAATAGTGATTTAACCTTAAAAACAGCTGAAATATCCAACTCACTCGGACGTGGAAAACATACAACAAGACACGTAGAATTAATGCCAATTGGAGATGGCTTTGTCGCTGATACTCCTGGATTTAGCTCTATCGAATGGGATGATTTACAACCTGAAACATTACAATTTTGTTTTCCAGAAATGGAAGACCGTCGTAGTGGCTGTAAATTCCGTGGTTGTATGCACGATAATGAACCAAACTGCGCTGTGAAAACAGCTGTTGAAGCAAACGAAATAGCAGATTTTCGTTACAAACACTATATCCAAATTTTACAAGAATTAAAAAACAGAAAGCCGAGGTATTAA